The following coding sequences are from one Musa acuminata AAA Group cultivar baxijiao chromosome BXJ1-6, Cavendish_Baxijiao_AAA, whole genome shotgun sequence window:
- the LOC103975108 gene encoding phospholipid-transporting ATPase 1 produces MLSSSSSPAKLSLPLLPSMASAAGDPQDARLVFVGDPDRSSSPGADVAASNAIRTTKYSLLTFIPRNLFEQFRRVAYIYFLALALLNQIPQLTVFGRQTAFLPLGTVLLLTAIKDAYEDYQRHRSDTAENNRPASVLPLRSQQAASTVRKKWKEIRVGELVRVGANETIPCDMVLLATSDPTGVAYVQTINLDGESNLKSCYAKLETAALAPEALAGAIIRCEPPNLNIYRFQATIELRGDGPRIPLGPTNIVLRGCDIKNTSWVVGVAVYIGTETKVMLNNSGAPSKRSRLETRMNREIIVLAVIMVGICSLIAISTVIWLHSNRDKLDTLPFYRRKDYSRVPPRDYLYNGLGLEMLFAFLKSIFRFQNFIPISLYISMELSRLMQSFMMTQDESMCHEATGNKLKCRALNINEDLGQIKYVFSDKTGTLTENKMVFQCASIHGIDYVCREPLTPGEIAPHPTIVDGQVWRPKVMVNTDRKLLRLLETERDTEAGLYAVSFFLALATCNTIVPQVLDTSDPAVKLIDYQGDSPDEQALVYAAAAYGFVLIERTSGHITIDVLGERQRFEVLGLHAFDSDRKRMSAVICCPDNSVKLFVKGADSAMFSILDRSFDLEIVRATEMHLHAYSSLGLRTLVIGMRDLSGREFENWKACYNIASTSLSGREDLLGDIASQVESDLRILGATGIEDKLQQGVPEAIESLRKAGMRVWVLTGDKRETAISIGYSCKLISNNMSQIIINSHSKESCKQSLEDAITMCEKLTISRTQTDGGSTGSAIVPVALIIDGPTLVHILETELEDGLYRVATTCDVVLCCRVAPLQKAGIVALIKKRTNDMTLSIGDGANDVSMIQMADVGIGISGQEGRQAVMASDFAIGQFRFLVPLLLVHGHWNYQRIGYMIIYNFYRNSVVVFLIFWYTFFSAFSLTSPITDASGFLYSAVYTALPTVIVGIYDQDLSHGTLLSYPQLYGPGLRDERYNRKLFVLIMLDSVWQSLVTAFVPFLFYSGTLDDSSLGDIWIVSVVLLVNIHLAMDVFSWNWILLVTLWGVTAIAMGCIVAIDASPSMPGYWAINNLMATKLFWLCLLCILVLALLPRFVVKAFASYLKPDDVQIVREIEKVAKRKHDGALEALLRSSSDHQQANS; encoded by the exons ATGCtgagctcctcctcctcccctgccaaactctccctccccctcctccccTCCATGGCCTCCGCCGCCGGCGACCCCCAGGACGCCCGCCTGGTCTTCGTCGGTGACCCGGACCGGTCCTCGTCCCCTGGCGCCGACGTGGCCGCCAGCAACGCCATCCGCACCACCAAGTACTCCCTGCTCACCTTCATCCCCCGCAACCTCTTCGAGCAGTTCCGCCGCGTCGCCTACATCTACTTCCTGGCGCTGGCCCTCCTCAACCAGATCCCCCAGCTCACCGTCTTCGGCCGCCAAACCGCCTTCCTCCCCCTCGGCACCGTTCTCCTTCTCACCGCCATCAAGGACGCTTACGAGGATTACCAGCGCCACCGCTCCGACACCGCCGAGAACAACCGCCCCGCCTCCGTCCTCCCCCTCCGTTCACAGCAGGCCGCCTCCACCGTCAGGAAGAAGTGGAAGGAGATCCGCGTCGGGGAGCTCGTCCGCGTCGGGGCCAACGAGACCATCCCCTGCGACATGGTCCTCCTCGCCACCAGCGACCCCACCGGCGTCGCCTACGTGCAGACCATCAACCTCGACGGCGAGTCCAACCTCAAGAGCTGCTACGCCAAACTCGAGACCGCCGCGCTCGCCCCCGAGGCCCTAGCCGGCGCCATCATCCGCTGTGAGCCACCCAACCTCAACATCTATAGATTCCAGGCCACCATCGAGCTCCGCGGCGACGGCCCCAGGATCCCGCTCGGTCCCACCAACATCGTCCTCCGCGGTTGCGACATCAAGAACACCTCCTGGGTCGTCGGCGTCGCCGTCTACATCGGGACGGAGACCAAGGTAATGCTCAACAACTCCGGCGCGCCCTCCAAACGCAGTCGGTTGGAGACCCGCATGAACCGCGAAATCATCGTGCTCGCCGTCATAATGGTCGGAATCTGCTCACTGATCGCGATCTCTACTGTGATTTGGCTTCACAGCAACAGGGATAAGCTGGACACCTTGCCGTTCTATCGGCGGAAGGACTACTCCAGGGTTCCGCCAAGGGATTACTTGTATAATGGATTAGGGCTGGAGATGCTGTTCGCATTTCTGAAGTCCATTTTTAGGTTCCAGAACTTCATTCCCATCTCGCTCTACATATCCATGGAGCTGTCGAGGTTGATGCAATCGTTCATGATGACCCAGGACGAGAGCATGTGCCATGAGGCGACCGGCAACAAGCTCAAGTGTAGGGCTTTGAATATAAACGAGGACTTGGGGCAGATCAAGTATGTGTTCTCGGATAAGACCGGAACTCTCACGGAGAATAAGATGGTCTTCCAGTGTGCCAGTATTCATGGGATTGATTATGTTTGTCGAGAGCCTCTGACACCCGGCGAGATTGCCCCTCATCCCACCATAG TTGATGGTCAAGTTTGGAGGCCGAAAGTTATGGTTAATACTGACCGCAAGCTCCTGAGACTGTTAGAGACCGAGAGGGACACAGAAGCAGGATTATATGCTGTTAGTTTTTTCCTTGCATTGGCTACGTGTAACACCATTGTGCCTCAGGTATTGGATACATCTGATCCAGCAGTGAAATTGATAGATTATCAGGGTGACTCGCCGGACGAACAGGCATTGGTGTATGCTGCTGCAGCCTATGGTTTTGTGCTAATAGAAAGAACATCCGGGCATATTACCATTGATGTTCTTGGGGAGAGACAGAG GTTTGAAGTTTTGGGCCTTCATGCATTTGATAGTGACCGAAAGAGAATGTCAGCTGTAATTTGCTGCCCTGACAATTCTGTAAAACTATTTGTTAAAGGTGCAGATAGTGCAATGTTCAGCATTCTTGATAGATCCTTTGATTTGGAGATAGTACGTGCAACTGAGATGCATCTTCACGCCTACTCTTCTTTGGGTCTAAGAACTTTGGTAATTGGTATGCGGGATTTGAGTGGCAGAGAATTTGAGAACTGGAAGGCTTGTTATAATATAGCAAGCACATCATTATCTGGAAGGGAAGACCTACTTGGTGACATTGCAAGCCAGGTAGAGTCTGATCTCAGAATCTTGGGGGCTACTGGAATTGAAGATAAACTGCAGCAAGGTGTGCCTGAGGCCATAGAGTCTCTAAGAAAAGCTGGAATGAGGGTTTGGGTTCTAACAGGGGATAAACGAGAAACTGCTATATCTATTGGGTATTCATGTAAGCTTATATCCAACAATATGAGCCAAATCATAATAAACAGCCACTCCAAGGAATCCTGTAAACAGAGTCTTGAAGATGCCATTACCATGTGTGAAAAACTGACAATTTCAAGAACACAGACTGATGGAGGGAGCACTGGTTCTGCTATAGTTCCTGTGGCCTTAATTATTGATGGCCCTACGTTGGTTCATATTCTTGAAACTGAATTAGAAGATGGG CTATACAGAGTAGCCACTACATGCGATGTGGTCTTGTGTTGCCGAGTGGCTCCATTGCAAAAGGCTGGAATAGTCGCGCTTATAAAGAAGAGAACAAATGACATGACTCTTTCCATTGGTGATG GTGCAAATGATGTCTCAATGATACAAATGGCTGATGTTGGCATTGGCATCAGCGGCCAGGAGGGCCGACAAGCAGTTATGGCATCAGATTTTGCCATAGGACAGTTCAGATTTTTGGTTCCGCTTTTACTCGTACATGGTCACTGGAATTACCAACGCATAGGTTACATGATTATTTACAACTTTTATAGGAATTCTGTGGTTGTATTCTTGATTTTCTG GTACACATTTTTCTCAGCATTCAGTTTGACAAGCCCTATAACTGATGCCAGTGGGTTTCTATATTCAGCTGTTTATACTGCACTTCCGACTGTAATCGTTGGAATATATGATCAGGATTTGAGTCATGGGACTCTGCTAAGTTACCCCCAACTCTACGGACCTGGGCTTAGAGATGAACGTTACAACCGAAAGTTGTTTGTTCTGATTATGCTGGATTCCGTTTGGCAGAGCCTAGTTACCGCCTTTGTTCCTTTTCTCTTTTATTCAGGGACATTAGATGACTCCAGCTTAGGAGATATATGGATTGTTTCAGTTGTCCTGTTGGTGAACATACATTTGGCCATGGATGTGTTCAGTTGGAACTGGATTCTACTTGTGACTTTGTGGGGTGTCACAGCTATAGCAATGGGTTGTATAGTGGCAATAGATGCCTCACCTTCAATGCCTGGTTACTG GGCCATCAATAATCTAATGGCTACCAAATTATTTTGGCTCTGCTTACTCTGCATCTTGGTGTTGGCATTGCTTCCGCGTTTTGTGGTTAAGGCGTTTGCTTCATACTTAAAACCTGACGATGTACAAATCGTTAGGGAAATCGAGAAGGTTGCTAAGCGAAAACATGACGGAGCCCTAGAAGCTCTATTGAGGTCCTCTTCAGATCATCAGCAGGCGAATTCATGA